TTTTTGTTCCATTCTCCACAAGAGGTTCGACTTCCGATTTAACCTTTTCAATATAAGCTGTATCTTTTATAGAATTAATATTGATAATAACATTTAGATGTGCCCCTATTATTGCAGCTCTAAGGCACTGAACGCCAACACCTACATCACTAATTGCAAGTTTGGAACATTTGTCAACCAAATCCTCATGTAGTTTAATCGCTTCATAAGATGCCTTTACAATGGCAACGGGTACCGAACATGCTTGTTTAAGAGCTTTTTCAAGGGTTTCTTCCTTAATCTTTTTGTCTTCCTCAGTAGCTGTACTCATCCCATATGCCTTGGAAAGCGGTAAGAAATTCTCTGCATCATCATCAATCATTTTTAGAAGTTCTTTTTCAAGAACCCCGGCTCTCTTAAGTATATCTTTTACGTGAGGTTCATACTCAGCATATTTTTTTTTGCCTATCGTAAGATTGCATACCATACTGCCAAGTGCTGTTCCAATTGCTCCTACTAATGCCGCTGCTCCTCCTCCACCGGGAACCGCTGCCTTTGATGCCAATACCTCAACAAATCCTGTGCATGTTTTTTCTGCTAACGACATAGCAGCCCCTCCTTATTAAATATTGAAAATTTGTATTCTGGCTGGAAATTATCAATCTCCAGCCAAATACATTTTTTCATATCCTCCTTAGAACAACCCGCTGATTCTGCCTGTTTCATCAACATCTATCTTCTCAGCGGCAGGTACCTTCGGCAAGCCCGGCATTGTCATTATTTCTCCTGTCAATGCTACCAGGAATCCTGCTCCTGCTGATACCTTGATGTTTCTTATTGTAATCTTGAATCCTTCCGGACGACCTAACAGCTTTGGATCATCACTTAATGAATACTGTGTCTTTGCCATGCATATAGGTAATTTCCCAAATCCAAGGTCTTCTAACTGCTTTATCTGTTTGTCTGCTACTGCTGTGTATAATACTCCATCTGCTCCGTATACCTTTGTTGCTATTGCATTTATCTTGTCTTTTATAGACATCTCAACATCATAGGAGAATTTGAAATCATTTTTGCCTTCATCGATTAATCTCAATACTTCTTTCGCCAGCTCTATACCGCCTTCTCCTCCTTTTGCCCAAACCTCTGAAAGTGCTACATTCGCTCCCAGTTTCTTGCATTCATCTTCTACAAGCTTAAGCTCTGCTTCTGTATCCAGCGGGAATCTGTTTATTGCTACTACCGCAGGTATTCCAAATACCTTTGTTATGTTTTCGATATGTTTTAACAGGTTTGGCAAGCCTTTCTTCAGGGCTTCTAAATTCTCTTCTCCTGTCTTGTCTTTCGGTACTCCTCCATGATATTTGAGAGCTCTTACGGTTGCTACTATGACTACTGCATCTGGTTTCAATCCTGCCATCCTGCACTTTATGTCTATGAATTTTTCTGCTCCAAGGTCTGCTCCAAATCCTGCCTCTGTAACTACGTAATCGGCAAGTTTTAATGCCATCTTCGTTGCAAGTATGCTGTTGCATCCATGAGCTATATTGGCAAATGGTCCTCCATGTATAAATGCCGGTGTATGTTCAAGTGTCTGTACAAGATTCGGCTTTAATGCATCTTTCAAGAGTGCTGTCATGGCTCCTTGTGCATTTAAATCTCCTGCTGTTACTGGTTTATCGTCATAGGTATATCCTACTATTATTCTGGAAAGTCTTTCTTTTAAATCTTTTAGGTCGTTTGCAAGGCAGAAAGCAGCCATGACTTCTGATGCAACGGTTATATCGTAGCCGTCTTCCCTTGGTGTGCCGTTGGCTTTGCCTCCAAGTCCGTCTACTATAAACCTGAGCTGTCTGTCATTCATGTCAACGCATCTTCTCCATGTTATTCTCCTTGGGTCAATACACAGTTTGTTTCCCTGATATATATGGTTGTCAAGCATTGCTGCCAAAAGATTGTTTGCTGCTCCAATTGCATGAAAATCTCCGGTAAAATGCAGGTTTATATCCTCCATGGGAACTACCTGTGCATATCCGCCTCCCGCAGCACCTCCTTTTACTCCAAATACAGGTCCTAATGATGGTTCTCTTAATGCTATCATTGTTTTTTTGCCAATCTTTGATAGTGCATCACCCAGTCCTACAGTCGTTGTTGTTTTACCTTCACCGGCAGGTGTAGGTGTTATGGCTGTGGTAAGTATGAGCTTGCCATTGGGTTTGTCTGCTGATTTCCTTAACAGGTTGTAATCTACCTTTGCTTTGTACTTACCATATAATTCAATCTCATCCTCTGTAAGACCGATTTTTTGGGCAATCTCCCTTATGTCTGCAACTTTAGCTTCTTGAGCAATTTCAATGTCACTTTTGAAACCCATTTTATTGACCCCTTTCTAATAATTGTTTTTTTATTTTTATCCCCTTAAAAATTTATAAGGAGATGGGTAAGCATAACTTATTCCTGCATTTGGTTTGATGGTATTACAAATAAAAATATCGTTTACCTTATGTAGCATAAAAAAATCTTTCAAAAAACATTTCCTTTTCTGTCAATACTTCTTTTGATATCTTTTTCTAGGAAGGTAATCTTAAAAATAATTCTCTATGTCTATATTATATAAACTTATTTTAAAATAGTCAATACTCTTTATTAATTTTTTCTCAAATTTAACCGACTGTCATATGGCAATATCAAGCCATTATACTCCCCTTCATCTTTTGCTATTGAATTTAATTTCATAATATCTTCAGGTCTGTTTAAATTTGAGAATATTTCAAATTTGGGGGA
This is a stretch of genomic DNA from Aceticella autotrophica. It encodes these proteins:
- a CDS encoding cyclodeaminase/cyclohydrolase family protein produces the protein MSLAEKTCTGFVEVLASKAAVPGGGGAAALVGAIGTALGSMVCNLTIGKKKYAEYEPHVKDILKRAGVLEKELLKMIDDDAENFLPLSKAYGMSTATEEDKKIKEETLEKALKQACSVPVAIVKASYEAIKLHEDLVDKCSKLAISDVGVGVQCLRAAIIGAHLNVIININSIKDTAYIEKVKSEVEPLVENGTKIADEVYDKVVKILTK
- a CDS encoding formate--tetrahydrofolate ligase; protein product: MGFKSDIEIAQEAKVADIREIAQKIGLTEDEIELYGKYKAKVDYNLLRKSADKPNGKLILTTAITPTPAGEGKTTTTVGLGDALSKIGKKTMIALREPSLGPVFGVKGGAAGGGYAQVVPMEDINLHFTGDFHAIGAANNLLAAMLDNHIYQGNKLCIDPRRITWRRCVDMNDRQLRFIVDGLGGKANGTPREDGYDITVASEVMAAFCLANDLKDLKERLSRIIVGYTYDDKPVTAGDLNAQGAMTALLKDALKPNLVQTLEHTPAFIHGGPFANIAHGCNSILATKMALKLADYVVTEAGFGADLGAEKFIDIKCRMAGLKPDAVVIVATVRALKYHGGVPKDKTGEENLEALKKGLPNLLKHIENITKVFGIPAVVAINRFPLDTEAELKLVEDECKKLGANVALSEVWAKGGEGGIELAKEVLRLIDEGKNDFKFSYDVEMSIKDKINAIATKVYGADGVLYTAVADKQIKQLEDLGFGKLPICMAKTQYSLSDDPKLLGRPEGFKITIRNIKVSAGAGFLVALTGEIMTMPGLPKVPAAEKIDVDETGRISGLF